Proteins encoded in a region of the Pseudomonas syringae KCTC 12500 genome:
- a CDS encoding anti-virulence regulator CigR family protein, whose translation MKLPNRFITGLGILMISASPLLHAAPPDQRGDGPDDNRGAQQPGPPNDGGPNQRGNDRGPGNDNGRGPDKGPGNPPGRQAHQDNRGGNRPPQDFGPVRETFQQHRDVIGRGQPLPPGVHIAKGRPLPPGYGKRLDSRSLQYLPQYDGYEWRRLGTDVVLIAVGSGIVYAILDGVLN comes from the coding sequence ATGAAACTGCCAAACCGTTTTATCACCGGACTGGGTATCTTGATGATCAGCGCCAGTCCGCTGCTGCACGCTGCACCACCTGATCAGCGCGGTGATGGCCCGGACGACAACCGTGGTGCCCAACAGCCAGGACCGCCGAACGACGGCGGGCCTAACCAGCGCGGCAATGACCGTGGACCGGGCAATGACAATGGCAGGGGTCCCGACAAAGGCCCGGGCAACCCGCCAGGCAGACAGGCGCATCAGGACAACCGCGGCGGCAACCGCCCACCGCAGGATTTCGGCCCGGTACGCGAGACTTTCCAGCAACACCGCGACGTCATCGGCCGGGGCCAGCCACTGCCGCCGGGCGTACACATCGCCAAGGGCCGTCCATTGCCACCTGGTTACGGCAAGCGCCTGGACAGCCGCTCGCTGCAATACCTGCCACAGTATGACGGCTACGAATGGCGCCGCTTGGGCACCGACGTCGTGCTGATCGCCGTGGGTTCGGGGATTGTGTACGCGATTCTGGATGGTGTGCTGAATTGA
- a CDS encoding LLM class flavin-dependent oxidoreductase — protein sequence MKRLADVKISTLDLVPVRHDKGPAESLRNSLNLAQHVEKLGYNRFWVAEHHNMDGIASSATAVLLAYLAGGTSTIRVGSGGIMLPNHAPLVIAEQFGTLASLYPGRIDLGLGRAPGSDQMTARALRRERSGSADDFPDDVTELMEYLGPRTPDQKVIAVPGSNTNVPIWLLGSSLFSAQLAGMRGLPYAFASHFAPRYMHEAIRVYRNHFQPSEVLDNPYVMLGVPLSAADTDEHAEYLATSVYQRILALMRGHSLMQRPPVESMDGLWLPHEREAVASFLGLAMVGGPDKIRAKLDVLLEQTDADELIFTCDMYEHEDRLRSYEILAQVAHG from the coding sequence ATGAAACGTCTGGCAGATGTAAAAATTTCCACCCTTGATCTGGTGCCGGTGCGCCACGACAAAGGGCCCGCCGAATCGCTGCGCAACTCGCTGAACCTCGCCCAGCATGTCGAAAAGCTCGGTTACAACCGCTTCTGGGTGGCCGAACACCACAACATGGACGGCATCGCTAGTTCAGCGACTGCGGTGCTGCTCGCCTACCTTGCAGGCGGCACGTCGACCATTCGTGTCGGGTCGGGCGGGATCATGCTGCCCAACCACGCGCCGCTGGTGATTGCCGAGCAGTTCGGCACCCTGGCCAGCCTGTATCCCGGCCGCATCGACCTGGGGCTGGGCCGCGCACCGGGCTCTGACCAGATGACTGCGCGTGCCTTGCGCCGCGAGCGCTCCGGCAGTGCCGATGACTTTCCGGATGATGTCACCGAGCTGATGGAATATTTGGGCCCGCGCACGCCTGATCAAAAAGTGATCGCCGTACCCGGTTCAAACACCAACGTGCCGATCTGGCTGCTCGGCTCGAGCCTGTTCAGCGCCCAGCTGGCAGGCATGCGCGGCTTGCCGTATGCCTTCGCCTCGCACTTTGCGCCGCGTTACATGCACGAGGCGATTCGCGTGTATCGCAATCACTTCCAGCCATCGGAAGTGCTCGACAATCCTTACGTAATGCTCGGCGTGCCCCTGTCGGCAGCCGACACGGACGAGCATGCCGAATACCTGGCGACCTCGGTCTATCAGCGCATTCTGGCGCTGATGCGTGGACACAGCCTGATGCAGCGTCCGCCTGTCGAATCGATGGACGGTCTGTGGCTGCCACACGAGCGTGAGGCCGTAGCAAGCTTCCTCGGGCTGGCGATGGTGGGTGGCCCGGACAAGATTCGCGCCAAGCTGGACGTACTGCTCGAGCAGACCGATGCCGATGAGTTGATCTTCACCTGCGACATGTACGAGCATGAGGATCGACTGCGGTCCTACGAGATCCTCGCGCAGGTCGCACATGGCTAA
- a CDS encoding dodecin, which translates to MSDHHTYKKVEIVGSSTTTIEDAINNALAEASKSLDLMEWFEVTETRGHIENGKVAHFQVTLKVGFRITNS; encoded by the coding sequence ATGTCGGATCATCACACGTACAAGAAAGTTGAAATCGTAGGCTCTTCCACGACCACCATCGAAGACGCCATCAACAATGCCCTGGCCGAAGCCAGCAAAAGCCTCGACCTGATGGAATGGTTCGAAGTGACTGAAACCCGCGGCCATATCGAAAACGGCAAAGTCGCGCACTTCCAGGTGACATTGAAAGTGGGCTTCCGCATCACCAACAGCTGA
- a CDS encoding OsmC family protein — MSIVKKASAHWEGDLKSGIGSISTETGVLREAPYGFKARFEGGKGTNPEELIGAAHAGCFSMALSMILGGAGLTAESIDTQAEVSLDQVEGGFAISAVHLTLKAKVPGATQEKFDELTKQAKEGCPVSKVLNAKITLDATLLS, encoded by the coding sequence ATGAGCATCGTCAAGAAAGCATCCGCCCACTGGGAAGGTGATCTGAAAAGCGGTATCGGCAGCATCTCCACGGAAACCGGCGTGTTGCGCGAAGCACCTTACGGCTTCAAGGCACGTTTTGAAGGCGGCAAAGGCACCAACCCGGAAGAACTGATCGGTGCAGCCCACGCAGGCTGTTTCTCGATGGCACTGTCCATGATTCTGGGCGGTGCAGGCCTGACTGCTGAAAGCATCGATACTCAGGCTGAGGTGTCGCTGGATCAGGTAGAAGGCGGTTTCGCGATCAGCGCTGTGCATTTGACCCTCAAGGCCAAAGTGCCAGGCGCGACCCAAGAGAAGTTCGACGAGTTGACCAAGCAGGCCAAAGAAGGCTGCCCGGTTTCCAAGGTACTGAACGCCAAGATCACCCTGGATGCGACATTGCTGAGCTGA
- the prlC gene encoding oligopeptidase A, translating into MAECFFKARCKTVSANNPLLQSYDLPPFSAIRAEHVKPAIEQILADNRAAIADILAKQGSTPTWAGLVLTMDELNDRLGAAWSPVSHLNAVCNSAELREAYESCLPALSAYSTEMGQNRALFQAYEALANGPEAAGFDVGQKTILEQSLRDFRLSGIDLPPEQQKRYAEVQSKLSELGSQFSNQLLDATQAWTKLVADESALAGLTDSAKQQMAAAAKAKDLEGYLITLEFPSYYAVMTYAEDRALREEVYAAYATRASDQGPNAGKNDNTPVMEQILDLRQELAQLLGYANYAELSLATKMAESSDQVLSFLRDLAKRSKPFAAQDLEQLKAYAAEQGCPDLQSWDSGFYGEKLREQRYSVSQEILRAYFPVDKVLGGLFTIVQRLYGIEIAEQKGFDTWHPDVRLFEIKENGQHVGRFFFDLYARANKRGGAWMDGARDRRRTAQGTLQSPVANLVCNFTPAVAGKPALLTHDEVTTLFHEFGHGLHHLLTRVEHAGVSGINGVVWDAVELPSQFMENWCWEPEGLALISGHYETGEPLPQDLLEKMLAAKNFQSGLMMVRQLEFSMFDFELHATHGDGRSVLEVLEGVRDEVSVMRPPAYNRFPNSFAHIFAGGYAAGYYSYKWAEVLSADAFSKFEEDGVLNAETGRAFREAILARGGSQAPMVLFVDFRGREPSIDALLRHSGLSEDAAA; encoded by the coding sequence ATGGCTGAGTGTTTCTTCAAGGCAAGGTGCAAAACCGTGAGCGCGAACAACCCTCTTCTGCAATCGTACGACCTGCCACCCTTTTCGGCGATTCGTGCCGAGCATGTCAAACCTGCTATCGAACAGATCCTGGCGGATAACCGTGCCGCGATTGCCGACATCCTCGCCAAACAGGGTTCGACACCGACCTGGGCCGGGCTGGTGCTGACCATGGACGAGCTGAACGACCGCCTGGGCGCTGCCTGGAGCCCCGTCAGCCACCTCAATGCCGTGTGCAACAGCGCCGAGCTGCGCGAAGCGTATGAATCGTGCCTGCCGGCCTTGAGCGCCTACTCCACCGAGATGGGCCAGAACCGCGCACTGTTCCAGGCCTATGAAGCTCTGGCCAATGGCCCGGAAGCCGCCGGTTTCGACGTTGGCCAGAAGACCATTCTGGAGCAGTCACTGCGTGACTTCCGCCTGTCCGGTATCGATCTGCCGCCAGAGCAGCAGAAGCGTTACGCCGAAGTGCAGAGCAAACTGTCAGAGCTGGGCAGCCAGTTTTCCAACCAACTGCTCGATGCCACTCAGGCCTGGACCAAGCTGGTCGCCGATGAGTCCGCCCTCGCCGGCCTGACCGATTCTGCCAAACAGCAGATGGCCGCCGCCGCCAAGGCCAAGGATCTGGAAGGCTATCTGATCACGCTGGAATTCCCGAGCTACTACGCGGTGATGACCTACGCCGAAGACCGAGCACTGCGCGAAGAAGTCTATGCGGCGTACGCCACCCGCGCGTCGGATCAAGGCCCGAACGCGGGCAAGAACGACAACACGCCGGTCATGGAGCAGATCCTCGACCTGCGTCAGGAACTCGCGCAATTGCTCGGCTATGCCAACTACGCTGAACTGAGCCTGGCGACCAAGATGGCCGAGTCCAGCGATCAGGTGCTGAGCTTCCTGCGTGACCTGGCCAAGCGCAGCAAGCCGTTTGCTGCCCAGGATCTGGAGCAGCTCAAGGCTTATGCCGCCGAACAGGGCTGCCCGGATCTGCAAAGCTGGGACAGCGGTTTCTACGGGGAGAAGCTGCGCGAGCAGCGCTACAGCGTTTCCCAGGAAATCCTGCGTGCCTACTTCCCTGTCGATAAGGTGCTCGGCGGCCTGTTCACCATCGTTCAGCGCCTGTACGGCATTGAGATTGCCGAGCAGAAAGGCTTCGACACCTGGCATCCGGATGTTCGTCTGTTCGAGATCAAGGAAAACGGCCAGCACGTCGGGCGCTTCTTCTTCGATCTGTACGCCCGCGCCAACAAGCGTGGTGGTGCCTGGATGGACGGCGCGCGTGACCGTCGCCGTACGGCGCAAGGCACGTTGCAAAGCCCGGTGGCCAATCTGGTGTGCAACTTCACACCCGCTGTTGCCGGCAAGCCTGCGCTGCTGACGCACGACGAAGTGACCACGCTGTTCCACGAATTCGGTCACGGCCTGCATCACCTTCTGACCCGCGTCGAGCATGCCGGGGTATCCGGTATCAATGGCGTGGTCTGGGACGCCGTCGAGCTGCCGAGCCAGTTCATGGAAAACTGGTGCTGGGAGCCCGAAGGCCTGGCGCTGATCTCCGGTCATTACGAAACCGGCGAGCCACTGCCGCAGGATCTGCTGGAGAAGATGCTCGCTGCCAAGAACTTTCAGTCCGGCCTGATGATGGTGCGTCAGCTGGAGTTCTCGATGTTCGATTTCGAGCTGCACGCCACTCACGGTGATGGCCGCAGCGTGCTTGAAGTTCTGGAAGGCGTTCGTGATGAAGTCTCGGTGATGCGTCCGCCTGCCTACAACCGCTTCCCGAACAGCTTCGCGCACATCTTCGCAGGCGGTTACGCAGCCGGTTATTACAGCTACAAGTGGGCTGAAGTGCTGTCCGCCGATGCGTTCTCGAAGTTCGAGGAAGATGGCGTGCTCAACGCTGAAACCGGACGCGCCTTCCGCGAAGCCATTCTGGCGCGTGGCGGTTCGCAGGCACCGATGGTGCTGTTCGTCGACTTCCGCGGACGCGAGCCGTCGATTGACGCATTGTTGCGTCACAGTGGCTTGAGTGAGGACGCGGCAGCATGA
- a CDS encoding gamma carbonic anhydrase family protein: protein MAIRKFQEHTPALGERAFVDHSAVVIGDVEIGADSSVWPLTVVRGDMHRIRIGARTSVQDGSVLHITHAGPFNPDGFPLLIGDEVTIGHKSMLHGCTIGNRILVGMGTTIMDGAVVEDEVIIGAGSLVPPGKVLESGFLYVGRPVKQVRALTEKEIAFFPYSATNYVKLKDQHLAEGFDKG, encoded by the coding sequence GTGGCCATTCGCAAGTTTCAGGAGCACACCCCAGCCCTCGGCGAACGGGCCTTTGTCGATCATTCAGCGGTGGTTATCGGTGACGTCGAAATCGGCGCCGACAGCTCCGTCTGGCCGCTGACCGTAGTACGCGGCGACATGCACCGCATCCGCATCGGCGCCCGCACCAGCGTGCAGGACGGCAGCGTGCTGCACATCACCCACGCCGGCCCCTTCAACCCGGACGGTTTTCCACTGCTGATCGGCGATGAAGTGACCATCGGTCACAAGTCCATGCTGCACGGCTGCACAATCGGCAACCGCATCCTGGTCGGCATGGGCACCACCATCATGGATGGCGCGGTTGTCGAAGACGAGGTGATCATCGGCGCAGGCAGCCTGGTGCCGCCGGGCAAAGTGCTGGAAAGCGGCTTTTTGTACGTCGGTCGCCCGGTCAAACAGGTGCGCGCACTCACCGAAAAGGAAATCGCCTTTTTCCCGTACAGCGCGACTAATTACGTGAAGCTCAAGGATCAGCACCTGGCTGAGGGGTTTGATAAGGGTTGA
- the trpB gene encoding tryptophan synthase subunit beta, with product MTQTNFRSGPDANGLFGSFGGRYVAETLMPLVLDLNREYEAAKVDPEFIKEMAYFQRDYVGRPNPLYFAERLTEFCGGAKIYFKREELNHTGAHKINNCIGQVLLAKRMGKKRLIAETGAGMHGVATATVAARFGLPCVIYMGATDIERQQANVFRMRLLGAEIVPVTSGTGTLKDAMNEALRDWVTNVEDTFYLIGTVAGPHPYPAMVRDFQAIIGKETKEQMLEKEGRLPDSLVACVGGGSNAMGLFHPFLDDASVEIIGVEAGGHGVSTDKHAASLNGGVPGVLHGNRTYLLQDGDGQITDAHSISAGLDYPGIGPEHAFLHEVKRVEYVSITDDEALDAFHQCCLLEGIIPALETAHALAEAMKRATNLRDDHLMVVCLSGRGDKDMQTVMNHMAAAEHTQEQLV from the coding sequence ATGACCCAGACCAATTTCCGCAGCGGCCCCGACGCCAACGGCCTGTTCGGCTCATTCGGCGGCCGCTACGTGGCTGAAACCCTGATGCCGCTGGTGCTCGACCTCAACCGCGAGTACGAAGCGGCCAAGGTAGATCCGGAATTCATCAAAGAAATGGCCTACTTCCAGCGCGATTACGTGGGCCGTCCGAACCCGCTGTACTTCGCTGAACGCCTGACTGAGTTCTGCGGCGGCGCGAAGATCTACTTCAAGCGCGAAGAGCTCAATCACACCGGCGCGCACAAGATCAACAACTGCATCGGCCAGGTGCTGCTGGCCAAGCGCATGGGCAAAAAACGCCTGATCGCGGAAACCGGCGCCGGCATGCACGGCGTTGCCACGGCAACGGTCGCTGCACGTTTCGGCCTGCCTTGTGTGATCTACATGGGTGCTACCGACATCGAGCGTCAGCAGGCCAACGTGTTCCGCATGAGGCTGCTGGGCGCTGAAATCGTTCCGGTCACTTCCGGCACCGGCACCCTGAAAGATGCGATGAACGAAGCGCTGCGTGACTGGGTGACCAACGTTGAAGACACCTTCTACCTGATCGGCACCGTTGCAGGACCGCACCCTTACCCGGCGATGGTCCGTGATTTCCAGGCCATCATCGGCAAGGAAACCAAAGAGCAGATGCTGGAGAAGGAAGGTCGTCTGCCGGACAGCCTGGTCGCCTGTGTCGGTGGCGGTTCCAACGCCATGGGCCTGTTCCATCCGTTCCTGGATGACGCCAGCGTGGAAATCATCGGTGTTGAAGCGGGCGGTCATGGCGTCAGCACCGACAAGCACGCGGCCAGCCTGAACGGCGGCGTACCGGGCGTGCTGCACGGCAATCGTACCTACCTGCTGCAGGATGGCGACGGTCAGATCACCGATGCGCACTCGATCTCTGCCGGTCTGGACTATCCAGGCATCGGCCCGGAACACGCATTCCTGCACGAAGTGAAGCGCGTCGAGTACGTCAGCATCACCGATGATGAAGCGCTGGACGCTTTCCATCAGTGCTGCCTGCTCGAAGGCATCATCCCGGCGCTGGAAACCGCTCACGCCCTGGCCGAAGCCATGAAACGCGCGACCAACCTGCGCGACGACCACCTGATGGTCGTGTGCCTGTCCGGGCGCGGTGACAAAGACATGCAAACCGTCATGAACCACATGGCCGCCGCCGAACACACTCAGGAGCAGCTGGTATGA
- a CDS encoding aminopeptidase, giving the protein MATFSLPRLRHLLALTAVTLLAGCSSVSYYGQLAQGQWQLLQAREPVEKIVADPTRDAGLREHLVRSQLARTFASEHLHLPDNKSYRLYADLGRPYVVWNVFATDEFSLEPVTHCFPIAGCVAYRGYYSPGGARGEAALQRQAGKDVYLSGVEAYSTLGWFNDPILSSMMGWGDERLATLIFHELAHQRFYVKDDTEFNESYASFVEQEGTRQWRAARGLPPESVSQSARRDQFTRLVLDTRERLKGLYRQPLSAEVMRARKAEAFERMRRDYRALRDEQWAGDKRFDAWINSPMNNAKLLPFGLYDQWVPAFETLFRQVNGDWQAFYNAVEKLGAMPVEARKAALRALMP; this is encoded by the coding sequence ATGGCCACATTCTCCCTACCACGCCTTCGCCACCTGCTAGCGCTGACGGCCGTCACGCTGCTTGCCGGCTGCTCCAGCGTTTCCTATTACGGCCAGTTGGCTCAAGGACAGTGGCAGTTGCTGCAGGCGCGCGAGCCGGTAGAGAAGATCGTGGCTGACCCGACTCGGGATGCGGGTTTGCGCGAGCATCTGGTCCGGTCGCAGTTGGCGCGCACGTTTGCCAGTGAGCATTTGCATCTGCCGGACAACAAGAGTTACCGCCTGTATGCGGACCTGGGCCGCCCTTATGTGGTGTGGAATGTGTTCGCGACGGACGAGTTCTCGCTGGAGCCGGTCACGCATTGTTTTCCGATTGCAGGGTGTGTCGCGTATCGCGGTTATTACAGCCCTGGCGGGGCGCGTGGCGAGGCTGCGTTGCAGCGCCAGGCGGGCAAGGATGTGTATTTGAGTGGCGTGGAAGCCTATTCGACGCTGGGTTGGTTCAATGATCCGATTCTCAGTTCGATGATGGGCTGGGGTGACGAGCGTCTGGCCACGCTGATTTTTCATGAGTTGGCGCATCAGCGTTTTTATGTGAAGGACGACACCGAGTTCAACGAGTCCTACGCCAGTTTCGTCGAGCAGGAAGGTACGCGGCAATGGCGTGCGGCGCGGGGATTACCGCCGGAGAGTGTTTCGCAGTCGGCGCGGCGTGATCAGTTTACCCGGTTGGTACTCGACACCCGGGAGCGACTCAAGGGGCTTTATCGTCAACCCCTGTCGGCTGAGGTGATGCGCGCGCGCAAGGCTGAAGCATTCGAGCGGATGCGTCGTGACTATCGGGCGTTGCGGGATGAGCAGTGGGCTGGCGACAAGCGTTTCGATGCCTGGATCAACAGCCCGATGAACAACGCCAAACTGCTGCCTTTTGGTCTTTACGATCAATGGGTGCCAGCGTTCGAGACGTTGTTCAGGCAGGTGAATGGCGACTGGCAGGCGTTTTATAACGCTGTGGAAAAGTTGGGCGCGATGCCGGTCGAGGCGCGCAAGGCGGCGCTGCGGGCGTTGATGCCTTGA
- a CDS encoding LysR family transcriptional regulator has protein sequence MKTDKIAATCQENSQIMSRDLPPLNALRAFESTARLGSVSQAAEQLNVTHGAVSRQLKVLEEHLGVSLFSKDGRGLKLTDAGIRLRDVSGDAFDRLRGVCAELSKGSADAPFVLGCSGSLLARWFIPRLSRLNAELPDLRLHLSAGEGDLDPRRPGLDALLIFAEPPWPADMQVFELASERIGPVLSPRFARFQRLCDAPVEALLEESLLQTTSRPQAWPSWAQQNGIDPQSLRYGQGFEHLYYLLEAAVAGLGIAIAPEPLVIDDLKAGRLAAPWGFSETPAQLALWVPRRAADGRAQQLAQWLKNELKRSGEPIRN, from the coding sequence ATGAAAACCGATAAGATCGCTGCAACCTGTCAGGAAAACTCACAGATCATGAGCCGCGACCTCCCTCCCCTCAATGCATTGCGCGCCTTTGAAAGCACTGCCCGGCTTGGCAGTGTCAGTCAGGCCGCTGAACAGCTGAACGTCACACATGGCGCTGTCAGTCGCCAGTTGAAAGTGCTTGAAGAGCACCTAGGTGTAAGCCTGTTCAGCAAGGACGGACGAGGCTTGAAACTCACAGATGCAGGTATTCGTCTACGCGATGTCAGCGGCGACGCGTTCGACCGGTTGCGCGGTGTATGTGCAGAGCTGAGCAAGGGCAGCGCAGATGCGCCGTTCGTGCTGGGGTGCTCGGGCAGCCTGCTGGCGCGCTGGTTTATCCCACGCTTGAGCCGCCTGAATGCCGAGCTGCCGGACCTGCGTCTGCACTTGTCGGCAGGCGAAGGTGACCTTGACCCGCGTCGGCCAGGGCTTGATGCCCTGCTGATCTTTGCCGAGCCGCCGTGGCCTGCAGACATGCAGGTATTCGAACTGGCAAGCGAGCGGATCGGACCGGTGTTGAGCCCACGCTTCGCGCGATTCCAGCGTCTGTGCGATGCACCTGTCGAGGCGTTGCTGGAAGAATCATTGCTGCAAACCACATCGCGTCCGCAGGCGTGGCCAAGCTGGGCGCAGCAGAACGGTATCGACCCGCAGTCATTGCGTTACGGGCAGGGTTTCGAGCATTTGTATTATTTGCTGGAGGCGGCCGTGGCGGGCCTTGGCATCGCGATTGCGCCGGAACCTCTGGTCATCGATGACCTGAAGGCCGGTCGCCTGGCTGCGCCTTGGGGGTTCAGTGAAACCCCGGCGCAGCTGGCGCTTTGGGTACCCAGACGTGCGGCCGATGGACGGGCGCAACAGCTTGCTCAATGGTTGAAAAATGAGCTGAAGCGGTCCGGGGAACCGATCAGAAACTGA
- a CDS encoding DUF1161 domain-containing protein gives MKRFILAATCTLLATSALAAPKSCEELKAEIEAKIQANNVTSYTLEIVSNEEATDPSMIVGSCDNGTKKIIYQLNGR, from the coding sequence ATGAAACGTTTTATTCTGGCAGCGACCTGCACCCTGCTGGCAACCAGTGCCCTGGCGGCACCGAAATCCTGCGAAGAACTCAAGGCTGAAATCGAAGCCAAGATCCAGGCCAACAACGTCACGTCCTATACGCTGGAAATCGTGAGCAACGAAGAAGCCACCGATCCAAGCATGATCGTCGGCAGCTGCGACAACGGTACGAAAAAGATCATCTATCAGCTCAACGGACGCTGA
- a CDS encoding DUF883 family protein, which translates to MATTSLRKASLQSMEAEIESLLKSLEGLKADATDESRKTLKNLKANAESALSHSRSLLSDVYEDVKEKTRENALATRDYAQEHPWTTAGVAVGAIGLIAAYMLFKRGN; encoded by the coding sequence ATGGCTACTACGTCACTTCGCAAAGCCTCGTTGCAGAGTATGGAAGCTGAAATCGAGAGCCTCCTGAAGTCCCTCGAGGGCCTGAAAGCCGATGCTACCGACGAGTCGCGCAAGACTCTGAAGAATCTGAAAGCCAACGCTGAAAGCGCGCTGAGCCATTCGCGCAGCCTGCTCAGCGATGTCTACGAAGACGTCAAAGAGAAAACCCGCGAAAACGCACTGGCAACTCGTGACTACGCTCAGGAACATCCTTGGACCACCGCCGGCGTTGCGGTAGGTGCCATCGGCCTGATCGCTGCCTACATGCTGTTCAAGCGCGGTAACTGA
- a CDS encoding DUF1161 domain-containing protein, which translates to MKKFLLAVGLLSIAGTALAAGKPCEELKSELDARLQAKGVTSYTLEVVEKGSAADKQVVGTCEGGTKEIVYQRG; encoded by the coding sequence ATGAAGAAGTTTTTGTTGGCCGTAGGCTTGCTGAGCATTGCAGGCACTGCCCTCGCGGCAGGCAAGCCATGTGAAGAGTTGAAAAGTGAACTCGATGCCAGACTCCAGGCGAAGGGCGTAACGTCCTACACGCTGGAAGTGGTCGAGAAAGGCAGCGCGGCCGACAAGCAAGTCGTCGGCACCTGCGAAGGTGGTACCAAGGAAATCGTTTACCAGCGCGGTTGA
- the trpA gene encoding tryptophan synthase subunit alpha produces the protein MSRLEHRFAQLKTEGRAALVTFITAGDPGYDTSLKVLKGLPAAGADVIELGMPFTDPMADGVAIQLATLRALDAGQTLQKTLQMVSEFRVDDQTTPIVLMGYYNPIHRFGVEAFVTQAKEAGVDGLIIVDLPPEHDAELATPAQASGIDFIRLTTPTTDDARLPRVLERSSGFVYYVSVAGVTGAGSATTEHVTEAIARLRRHTDLPISVGFGIRTPEQAAAIARLADGVVVGSAFVDKIASAESPEHAIDGVLTLCAALAEGVRSARR, from the coding sequence ATGAGCCGTCTAGAACATCGTTTCGCCCAGCTTAAAACCGAAGGTCGTGCGGCGCTGGTCACCTTCATCACCGCCGGTGACCCTGGCTACGACACTTCGCTGAAAGTCCTGAAGGGCCTGCCTGCGGCGGGTGCTGACGTGATCGAGCTGGGTATGCCGTTCACCGATCCGATGGCCGACGGCGTGGCGATTCAGCTGGCGACCCTGCGTGCTCTGGACGCTGGCCAGACCCTGCAGAAAACCCTGCAGATGGTCAGCGAGTTCCGTGTCGACGATCAGACTACGCCGATTGTGCTGATGGGTTACTACAACCCTATCCACCGCTTTGGCGTCGAAGCCTTCGTGACGCAGGCAAAAGAAGCAGGCGTTGACGGTCTCATCATCGTTGACCTGCCACCCGAGCACGACGCCGAGCTGGCGACACCTGCACAGGCGTCCGGCATCGACTTCATCCGTCTGACCACGCCGACCACTGACGATGCGCGTCTGCCGCGTGTGCTGGAACGGAGCTCCGGGTTCGTCTACTACGTGTCGGTTGCCGGTGTGACCGGTGCTGGCTCGGCCACCACCGAGCACGTCACTGAGGCCATCGCTCGCTTGCGCCGCCACACAGATCTGCCGATCAGCGTCGGTTTCGGTATCCGCACACCCGAGCAGGCCGCGGCGATTGCGCGTCTGGCTGACGGCGTGGTCGTGGGCTCGGCCTTCGTCGACAAGATCGCCAGCGCCGAGTCGCCGGAGCACGCCATCGACGGCGTACTGACGCTGTGCGCGGCACTGGCCGAGGGCGTACGTAGCGCTCGTCGCTGA
- a CDS encoding YheV family putative zinc ribbon protein, giving the protein MTDTPVVITKKRFIAGAVCPACSEPDKLMMWNENDVPHRECVSCGYSDTLNEQGISIPKELGTRVNKAVVKPADPKVQGVQFFPNPKLKKPVDLE; this is encoded by the coding sequence ATGACCGATACACCGGTAGTCATTACCAAGAAACGCTTTATCGCCGGGGCGGTGTGCCCGGCGTGCAGCGAGCCTGACAAACTGATGATGTGGAACGAAAACGACGTGCCGCATCGCGAGTGCGTGAGTTGCGGCTACAGCGATACGCTCAACGAGCAGGGTATTTCGATACCGAAGGAGTTGGGTACGCGGGTCAACAAGGCGGTGGTCAAACCGGCGGATCCGAAGGTGCAGGGTGTGCAGTTCTTCCCGAATCCGAAGTTGAAGAAGCCGGTTGATCTGGAGTGA